A stretch of Lactiplantibacillus brownii DNA encodes these proteins:
- the acpS gene encoding holo-ACP synthase — protein MIIGTGIDLTELARIAKMLQAGLKLPEKVLTPAELAVFSGYGPKRQVEFLAGRFSAKESYSKAFGTGIGAKVGFQDVEILDNALGRPEITRQPFTGTAWISISHTDQLVMTQVILERGKS, from the coding sequence ATGATTATTGGCACAGGAATTGACTTAACTGAATTAGCACGAATTGCTAAAATGTTACAAGCTGGGTTGAAATTGCCAGAGAAAGTTTTGACGCCAGCGGAACTTGCCGTTTTTTCCGGCTATGGGCCTAAACGCCAAGTTGAATTTTTAGCCGGCCGCTTTTCAGCTAAGGAATCGTATAGCAAAGCCTTTGGTACGGGGATTGGCGCTAAAGTTGGGTTTCAAGATGTTGAAATTCTCGATAATGCGCTGGGTCGACCAGAAATCACCCGTCAACCGTTTACGGGCACGGCCTGGATTTCGATTTCACATACGGATCAATTAGTGATGACACAAGTTATTTTGGAAAGAGGCAAATCGTGA
- the alr gene encoding alanine racemase, with translation MVVIGEHRHTQVKIDLQAIKHNINEEMTRKDPLTELWAVVKANGYGHGIIQVAQAAKQAGATGFCVAILDEALALRAAGLVEPILVLGITEPEYAPLIAEKDISVAVGSQAWLDQAEKVLAANHVAQPLHVHLALDTGMGRIGFQTPAELAVAVKTLAQANSPFDFQGIFTHFATADQADDTYFTHQLDNWKALIAVVPELPRYVHVSNSATSLWHQACNGNMIRFGVALYGLNPSGTDLSAPYQLQPALSLTAELSFVKKLARGKSISYGATYTADQDEWIGTVPIGYADGYERRLQGFHVLVAGQFCEIVGRVCMDQMMVRLPKPVPVGTKVTLVGSDGDQEISLQSIADYCGTIHYEIACGLAPRLPRVYTE, from the coding sequence ATGGTTGTAATTGGGGAACACCGCCACACGCAAGTTAAGATTGACTTGCAGGCAATTAAACACAATATTAATGAAGAAATGACTCGCAAAGACCCATTGACAGAATTATGGGCCGTTGTTAAGGCGAATGGCTATGGACATGGGATTATTCAAGTCGCGCAAGCCGCCAAGCAGGCCGGTGCGACTGGCTTTTGTGTCGCAATTTTGGACGAAGCTTTAGCTTTACGTGCCGCCGGACTGGTTGAACCAATTTTAGTTTTAGGGATTACCGAACCGGAATATGCGCCGTTGATTGCTGAAAAAGACATTTCTGTCGCAGTTGGCTCACAAGCTTGGTTAGACCAGGCTGAAAAAGTTTTAGCGGCGAATCACGTTGCCCAACCGCTACATGTCCATTTGGCATTAGACACTGGGATGGGTCGGATTGGGTTTCAAACGCCGGCTGAATTAGCCGTGGCAGTCAAAACATTGGCTCAAGCCAACTCACCGTTTGATTTTCAAGGAATCTTTACGCATTTTGCAACCGCTGATCAAGCAGATGATACGTATTTCACTCATCAGTTGGACAATTGGAAGGCCTTGATTGCGGTTGTCCCAGAGTTACCGCGTTACGTTCACGTTTCAAATTCGGCGACTAGTTTGTGGCACCAAGCTTGCAATGGCAACATGATTCGTTTTGGAGTCGCTTTATATGGGTTGAATCCATCAGGAACGGATTTAAGCGCGCCTTATCAATTACAACCAGCACTTAGCCTGACCGCAGAATTGTCATTTGTTAAAAAGTTAGCGCGGGGCAAGTCTATCAGTTATGGTGCGACTTACACGGCTGATCAAGATGAATGGATTGGGACCGTGCCGATTGGTTACGCCGATGGTTACGAACGGCGGCTACAAGGTTTTCATGTCTTAGTAGCTGGTCAGTTTTGTGAAATTGTCGGTCGGGTCTGCATGGATCAAATGATGGTGCGGTTACCAAAGCCAGTTCCAGTTGGGACTAAGGTCACACTAGTTGGATCTGATGGTGATCAAGAGATTTCATTACAGTCAATCGCAGACTATTGTGGGACGATTCATTATGAAATTGCTTGTGGTTTAGCCCCACGATTGCCAAGAGTTTATACTGAATAA
- the carB gene encoding carbamoyl-phosphate synthase large subunit produces the protein MPKNTKIKSVAVIGSGPIKIGQAAEFDYAGTQACLSLKTAGYHVILINSNPATIMTDDGTADEVYLQPLTLTSVTAVLEKSRPDALLPTLGGQTGLNLAMALDQAGILQRLHIQLLGTSLKTINQAEDRAAFKHLMTQLQQPIPASTTVHHVASALTFAAKIGYPVIVRPAFTLGGSGGGIATNPAELTQILQRGLTLSPVNECLIEQSIAGFKEIEFEVMRDNLGTKLIVCSMENFDPVGIHTGDSIVYAPAQTLTDTELQRLRTVALTIVEALDIKGGCNVQLAQDPQSSRYAVIEVNPRVSRSSALASKATGYPIAKIAAEIAVGFNLSEIKNPVTQTTYAAFEPALDYVVAKIPRFAFDKFPTADAHLGTQMKATGEVMAIGTTIEEATLKAVASLETTATVQTTLLPLGHVTTAQLLAALTHPTDQRLFYLFAAFAKHWPLAKLAALTQITPFFLSKLQHISRLIQGLQQQPTATRLLTAKKYGLSLATMAHYSGLTPNEILATTASQPLVYKMVDTCAGEFASATPYFYSTAFGQTTESQPLGHSVLVLGAGPIRIGQGIEFDYTTVHCVKAIQQAGYHAIVVNNNPETVSTDFSSSDKLYFEPLTLEALLPIIQLEKPLGVIVQFGGQTAINLAKQLAAHGVNILGTSVAATDLTENRQAFAALLAKHHIAQATGTTVTNLVEAKAAAIKVGYPLLVRPSFVLGGRAMAVVHKASALTPVIKAAVAAGHGAPILMDHYLAGQECEVDVLADGHNVCIPGIMSHVEGAGVHSGDSMAVYPPQNLATAVQQQIVTIATQLAKSLHCIGLMNIQFVITDQVYVIDVNPRASRTVPFMSKVLKRPLAQLATKLILGQSLTDLGLPAGLLPQIAQVAIKAPVFSFNKLPLMPTKLSPEMKSTGETIGLGKTFGQAWHTAMADSYHLENWQLSDGIITDSETWAMPAVQAWAKDQDIAMTVAITPTNLPTETPAVIFSLAAEPGAPLIFWALNHAKTMVTALDTLKTLVTVTTTAEHVIN, from the coding sequence ATGCCTAAAAATACCAAAATTAAGTCGGTTGCCGTGATTGGGTCCGGCCCTATCAAAATTGGCCAAGCCGCCGAGTTTGACTACGCTGGTACTCAAGCTTGTTTAAGCTTGAAAACGGCCGGTTACCACGTGATTCTCATCAATTCCAACCCCGCAACCATCATGACGGATGACGGGACTGCGGATGAGGTTTATCTGCAGCCCTTAACCTTGACCAGCGTGACCGCGGTTCTCGAAAAGAGTCGTCCCGATGCCTTGTTGCCAACCCTAGGCGGTCAAACTGGCCTTAACTTAGCCATGGCACTCGATCAGGCTGGCATTTTGCAACGACTTCATATTCAATTATTAGGAACCTCGCTCAAGACGATCAATCAAGCCGAAGACCGGGCTGCTTTTAAACACTTAATGACCCAGCTCCAACAGCCCATTCCGGCTAGTACAACGGTGCATCACGTGGCATCGGCGTTAACCTTTGCAGCCAAGATCGGTTATCCTGTCATTGTGCGGCCAGCCTTTACCTTAGGGGGGTCTGGTGGTGGGATTGCAACCAATCCAGCCGAACTGACTCAGATTTTACAACGTGGGCTGACCTTATCACCGGTCAATGAATGCTTGATCGAACAAAGTATCGCGGGTTTCAAAGAGATCGAATTTGAAGTGATGCGTGATAATCTGGGCACTAAGCTCATCGTTTGTTCAATGGAAAATTTTGACCCAGTCGGCATCCATACTGGGGATTCCATCGTCTATGCGCCCGCCCAGACTCTGACAGATACCGAATTACAACGATTGCGAACCGTGGCGCTAACTATTGTAGAAGCTCTGGATATTAAAGGCGGTTGTAACGTTCAGTTAGCCCAAGATCCGCAGTCCTCACGATACGCCGTCATTGAAGTGAATCCGCGAGTCAGTCGTTCTTCTGCGTTGGCGTCTAAAGCCACCGGTTATCCAATTGCAAAAATTGCCGCTGAAATTGCGGTCGGCTTCAATTTATCTGAAATCAAGAATCCAGTCACCCAAACCACTTATGCCGCTTTTGAACCGGCACTAGATTATGTGGTCGCCAAAATTCCACGCTTTGCTTTTGACAAATTTCCAACGGCGGATGCCCATTTAGGGACCCAAATGAAGGCTACCGGTGAAGTGATGGCGATTGGTACCACGATAGAAGAAGCGACACTAAAAGCCGTGGCGTCATTGGAAACGACTGCCACAGTGCAGACCACGCTTTTACCACTGGGTCACGTGACGACCGCACAACTGTTAGCGGCACTCACACACCCGACGGATCAACGATTATTTTATTTATTCGCGGCGTTCGCCAAACACTGGCCGCTCGCTAAACTAGCCGCTTTGACGCAGATTACACCATTCTTTTTAAGCAAATTACAACACATTAGTCGTCTGATCCAAGGGCTACAACAGCAACCGACAGCTACTCGACTCTTAACCGCTAAAAAATACGGTCTCAGTCTCGCGACGATGGCCCACTATAGTGGGTTAACGCCAAACGAAATTCTCGCCACGACCGCCTCACAACCCTTGGTTTACAAAATGGTGGATACTTGTGCCGGTGAGTTTGCCAGTGCGACACCTTATTTCTACAGCACCGCCTTTGGGCAGACGACCGAAAGTCAGCCGCTCGGACATAGCGTACTCGTGCTTGGTGCGGGACCCATTCGTATCGGTCAAGGCATTGAGTTCGATTACACGACCGTCCATTGCGTCAAGGCCATTCAGCAAGCTGGTTACCATGCCATTGTGGTGAATAATAATCCTGAAACCGTGTCGACCGATTTCTCAAGTTCAGACAAACTTTACTTTGAGCCACTAACGCTCGAAGCCCTATTACCGATTATCCAACTTGAAAAACCATTAGGCGTTATCGTTCAATTTGGTGGGCAAACAGCCATTAATCTCGCTAAACAACTGGCTGCACATGGCGTCAACATCCTAGGGACTAGTGTGGCCGCCACTGACTTAACCGAGAATCGACAAGCCTTCGCTGCTTTGCTAGCAAAACATCATATTGCTCAAGCAACCGGAACAACGGTCACCAACCTGGTTGAAGCAAAGGCAGCTGCGATAAAAGTGGGTTATCCCCTGCTAGTCCGGCCCAGCTTTGTTTTAGGCGGTCGGGCCATGGCAGTTGTCCACAAGGCCAGTGCGTTAACGCCCGTCATCAAAGCGGCCGTTGCGGCTGGACATGGGGCACCTATCTTGATGGATCACTATTTGGCCGGTCAAGAATGTGAAGTCGACGTGCTTGCAGATGGGCACAACGTTTGTATTCCAGGGATTATGTCACATGTCGAAGGCGCTGGCGTTCACTCTGGCGATTCAATGGCGGTTTATCCACCACAAAACTTAGCCACAGCCGTTCAACAACAAATCGTGACGATTGCCACCCAATTAGCCAAAAGTTTACATTGTATCGGCTTGATGAATATTCAGTTCGTCATCACGGATCAAGTTTATGTTATTGACGTGAATCCCAGAGCAAGCCGGACGGTGCCATTTATGAGTAAAGTTCTCAAACGCCCATTAGCTCAGCTCGCCACCAAATTGATTTTAGGTCAGTCCTTGACCGACTTAGGTTTACCAGCGGGTTTGCTACCCCAAATAGCTCAAGTTGCTATCAAAGCGCCTGTTTTTTCATTCAATAAATTACCGCTAATGCCCACCAAGTTGAGTCCGGAAATGAAATCCACTGGTGAAACCATTGGCCTGGGGAAAACTTTTGGTCAAGCTTGGCACACCGCAATGGCCGACAGTTATCACTTAGAAAACTGGCAGTTAAGTGACGGCATTATCACCGACTCAGAAACTTGGGCGATGCCCGCAGTACAGGCTTGGGCTAAAGATCAAGACATTGCTATGACCGTGGCGATCACCCCGACCAACTTGCCAACTGAAACACCGGCTGTGATTTTTAGTCTAGCGGCCGAACCCGGTGCACCCTTAATTTTCTGGGCATTGAATCATGCTAAAACAATGGTCACCGCCCTTGATACTTTGAAGACGTTAGTCACAGTGACGACGACTGCAGAGCATGTGATCAATTAA
- a CDS encoding carbamoyl phosphate synthase small subunit: MQKFLTLADGTQWFGTAIGDRHRAGAGQLIFNTGMSGYQETITDPSYLNQLITFTYPLIGNYGIDPTVDQAKAVGAQAIIVHELADFSDHYGSRETLDHFLIAHHVPGIAGIDTRDVTSHLRKFGSQAALLTSQPVHDFQAEYAAIPRKQLTTRPLPVGLPTGQQPKIVIMDFGEKQAIEDALLARGCQVISVPATVTFKTIATYQPDGILLSNGPGDPQTYHHVLPTIKRLAATYPLAGICLGHQLIACAFGATTYQLPFGHHGLNHPVQAVPSGAVMMTAQNHDFAVDPASIANTPLQVTYTELNDGSIEGLTLPHQKVQSVQFHPEAHPGPQEASQFFDQFIQSIQQEAIANA; the protein is encoded by the coding sequence ATGCAAAAATTTCTAACTTTAGCAGATGGCACACAATGGTTTGGGACGGCGATTGGTGATCGCCATCGCGCTGGTGCTGGCCAGCTCATTTTTAATACCGGCATGTCCGGTTACCAAGAAACCATTACTGATCCTTCTTACTTAAATCAACTGATCACATTTACTTACCCCTTAATTGGGAACTACGGCATCGACCCGACCGTTGATCAAGCTAAAGCCGTGGGTGCCCAGGCGATTATCGTGCATGAACTCGCTGATTTTAGTGACCATTACGGGAGTCGTGAAACACTTGATCATTTTCTAATCGCCCACCACGTGCCCGGCATCGCGGGGATTGACACCCGCGACGTGACCAGCCATCTTCGCAAGTTTGGCTCGCAAGCCGCCTTACTGACTTCACAACCAGTCCATGACTTTCAGGCCGAATACGCCGCCATTCCACGTAAACAGCTGACCACCCGACCTTTGCCGGTGGGCCTGCCAACTGGTCAGCAACCCAAGATTGTTATCATGGATTTTGGTGAAAAACAAGCCATTGAGGATGCCCTATTAGCGCGCGGTTGCCAAGTCATCAGCGTGCCAGCTACAGTAACCTTTAAAACGATCGCAACTTATCAACCCGACGGAATTTTACTTTCAAATGGTCCCGGTGACCCACAAACTTACCACCACGTGCTCCCGACCATTAAACGGTTAGCAGCTACCTATCCGTTAGCTGGAATTTGTCTCGGCCATCAATTGATTGCCTGTGCTTTTGGGGCCACGACTTATCAACTTCCCTTTGGTCATCATGGCTTAAACCATCCTGTGCAAGCAGTGCCATCGGGGGCGGTCATGATGACTGCTCAGAATCATGATTTTGCGGTCGACCCGGCCTCTATTGCAAACACCCCCTTACAAGTCACCTATACCGAATTAAATGATGGCAGTATTGAAGGGCTAACTTTGCCCCATCAAAAGGTCCAATCGGTTCAATTTCATCCCGAAGCTCATCCGGGGCCACAAGAAGCCAGCCAATTTTTTGATCAATTTATTCAATCCATCCAACAGGAGGCTATTGCCAATGCCTAA
- the argC gene encoding N-acetyl-gamma-glutamyl-phosphate reductase, translating to MQVALVGVSGYSGMTLYALLKQHPAVDQINLYGHAGSQPVALKTVAPMYQKETAVIRPFDAQAVMAQNDLIFFATSAGVTSQLALPLIAENFPVIDLSGDFRLSNPAQYTKWYHRAAAPAEALAKASYGLADFNPTLTTYVANPGCYATATLLGLAPLVQQQLINPNSIVVDAKSGLSGAGKKLTPTSQFAMVNDNLQLYKVNQHQHIPEVMQQLKKWWPAIPAIEFTTTLIPVTRGIMSSIYVKAAQATTTATILAAFEQVYGDQPFVQILPAGEMPTLKDVIGSNNCAIGVNVNPVTNTIFVVSVIDNLMKGAAGQAIQNFNAYFNFAPTTGLPTLPVFP from the coding sequence ATGCAAGTTGCGCTAGTCGGTGTTAGCGGTTATAGCGGCATGACGTTGTATGCGTTGTTAAAACAACATCCCGCCGTTGACCAGATTAATTTATATGGTCATGCCGGGAGTCAACCCGTCGCATTGAAGACGGTCGCACCCATGTACCAGAAAGAAACCGCAGTTATTCGACCTTTCGATGCTCAAGCGGTGATGGCTCAGAATGACCTGATTTTCTTCGCAACTTCTGCTGGGGTCACTAGTCAACTAGCCTTGCCGTTGATTGCTGAAAATTTTCCAGTAATCGATCTATCCGGCGACTTTCGATTATCAAACCCGGCACAATACACTAAGTGGTATCACCGCGCGGCAGCACCTGCTGAGGCGTTGGCGAAAGCCAGTTATGGTTTGGCAGATTTCAATCCGACCTTGACCACATATGTTGCCAATCCCGGTTGCTATGCCACGGCAACGTTGTTAGGCCTAGCACCATTAGTGCAACAACAGTTGATCAATCCCAACAGTATTGTGGTGGATGCTAAATCTGGCCTGTCCGGGGCTGGCAAAAAATTAACGCCGACCAGTCAGTTTGCGATGGTCAACGATAATTTACAACTCTATAAAGTCAATCAGCATCAACATATCCCAGAAGTGATGCAACAATTGAAAAAATGGTGGCCCGCAATCCCGGCTATCGAATTTACGACGACGTTGATTCCGGTGACGCGTGGCATTATGAGTTCAATATACGTGAAGGCCGCTCAAGCCACGACGACCGCAACAATTTTAGCCGCCTTTGAACAAGTTTATGGTGATCAGCCGTTTGTACAAATTTTGCCGGCGGGTGAGATGCCGACGCTAAAAGACGTCATTGGTTCAAATAATTGCGCGATTGGTGTGAACGTTAATCCAGTGACGAACACGATCTTTGTGGTAAGTGTGATTGATAATTTGATGAAGGGGGCGGCTGGGCAAGCGATTCAGAATTTTAATGCCTATTTCAATTTCGCCCCCACGACTGGCTTACCCACATTGCCAGTCTTTCCATAA
- the argJ gene encoding bifunctional glutamate N-acetyltransferase/amino-acid acetyltransferase ArgJ, producing MQVLTTQKFQTVAFQWPAGFYSDGIHIGLRKAKKDFGWLFSKVPAAAAGTYTTNQFQAAPTKLTKNMINQDHQLQGLLLNSAVANSCTGQQGWDNALQEQRWLANKLAVAPSLIGVASTGLIGAQLPMDLIKNGLPQLTPTKSDAVTYAVLTTDKQPKTISVQCELSGKLVTITGFAKGSGMIHPKMATMLGFVTTDAQVDGDLLQTMLSDNVESTFNQITVDGDTSTNDMVVTLANGLADNPTLVPETTDYEIFNQALHAVLGQLAQQIAADGEGATKLVECNVLHAANEADGQKVAKAIVGSNLVKAAIFGEDPNWGRIISTIGATDAAIDIATVDIAMNGMKLVTDSLAVPFDEAAVKATLQQAKIMIDVDLHHGSAHGQAWGCDLTYNYVKINASYHT from the coding sequence ATGCAAGTTTTAACGACGCAAAAATTTCAAACGGTCGCGTTCCAATGGCCAGCTGGTTTCTACAGTGATGGGATTCATATTGGGTTACGGAAAGCTAAAAAAGATTTTGGCTGGCTGTTTTCTAAGGTGCCAGCGGCCGCAGCGGGGACCTATACGACGAACCAATTTCAAGCGGCCCCAACGAAATTGACTAAAAATATGATCAATCAGGATCATCAGTTACAAGGCTTATTGCTCAATAGTGCGGTCGCGAATTCATGTACGGGTCAGCAAGGCTGGGATAATGCGTTACAAGAACAGCGCTGGTTGGCGAATAAATTAGCCGTCGCGCCCAGTTTAATTGGGGTCGCTTCAACGGGATTGATTGGGGCACAATTGCCGATGGATTTGATCAAAAATGGGCTACCACAATTAACGCCAACGAAGAGTGATGCGGTCACTTACGCTGTTCTGACCACCGATAAGCAGCCTAAGACGATTAGTGTTCAATGCGAGTTGAGTGGCAAACTTGTGACGATCACTGGTTTTGCCAAAGGTTCCGGGATGATTCATCCTAAAATGGCGACGATGCTTGGATTTGTGACCACTGATGCGCAAGTTGATGGTGACTTGTTGCAAACGATGCTCAGTGACAATGTTGAGTCAACTTTCAATCAAATTACGGTCGATGGCGATACGTCAACCAATGACATGGTCGTCACACTAGCAAATGGCTTGGCGGACAATCCGACCTTAGTGCCAGAGACGACTGATTATGAGATTTTTAATCAAGCGTTGCATGCAGTTTTGGGACAATTAGCACAGCAGATTGCTGCGGATGGCGAAGGCGCGACGAAATTAGTTGAATGTAACGTCTTGCACGCGGCCAACGAAGCAGATGGGCAAAAAGTGGCCAAGGCCATTGTGGGATCTAATTTAGTCAAAGCTGCGATTTTTGGGGAAGATCCTAACTGGGGACGCATTATTAGTACGATTGGTGCAACGGATGCGGCCATTGATATTGCAACTGTTGATATTGCGATGAACGGCATGAAATTAGTGACAGACAGTTTGGCCGTGCCTTTTGATGAGGCCGCAGTCAAAGCCACCCTGCAACAAGCCAAAATCATGATCGATGTTGATCTGCATCATGGGTCGGCCCACGGTCAAGCTTGGGGTTGCGACCTGACTTATAACTACGTCAAGATTAATGCCAGCTATCATACTTAA
- the argB gene encoding acetylglutamate kinase, whose product MQNLIIIKIGGQAIQQLRPSFFQQLVSWRKAGKQLLIVHGGGPMITKLTQKLQLPVHKIHGLRVTDSETLALTKLVLLGDAQPALLTQLAQHGLPVVGLNAADNQLLTGTYLNRAQLGAVGQVTKVNVAELQRQLATHIGVLAPLALTTTGQWLNVNADMAATVLAQQLQAEKLVLLTDVPGIMQHGAVMTTLSPHQAQALTQQAVITAGMRPKVQAAIQAIQAGVQQAIITDAIDQPGTAIIQEAVI is encoded by the coding sequence ATGCAAAATTTAATTATCATCAAGATTGGCGGACAGGCCATTCAACAATTGCGCCCCAGTTTCTTTCAACAATTGGTGAGTTGGCGTAAGGCCGGTAAGCAGCTTTTGATCGTGCACGGGGGTGGACCGATGATTACTAAGCTGACGCAAAAATTACAGTTGCCCGTCCATAAAATCCATGGGTTGCGAGTGACCGATAGTGAAACGCTGGCTCTGACCAAACTGGTCTTACTGGGTGATGCACAACCCGCTTTACTCACCCAATTAGCGCAGCATGGTTTGCCGGTCGTTGGCCTGAATGCTGCGGATAATCAGTTGCTAACCGGTACTTATTTGAATCGCGCGCAGTTGGGCGCAGTCGGCCAAGTGACAAAAGTTAATGTGGCCGAACTACAGCGGCAGTTAGCGACCCACATTGGGGTGTTGGCACCATTGGCATTAACGACTACCGGTCAGTGGCTCAACGTCAATGCGGATATGGCAGCAACGGTGCTGGCCCAACAATTACAGGCTGAAAAACTGGTTTTGTTGACGGATGTGCCGGGGATTATGCAACATGGGGCGGTCATGACCACGTTGTCGCCGCACCAAGCGCAAGCTTTAACCCAGCAAGCCGTGATCACGGCCGGCATGCGACCCAAAGTTCAAGCGGCAATTCAAGCGATTCAAGCAGGCGTTCAGCAAGCGATTATTACGGACGCTATTGATCAACCTGGAACAGCAATCATTCAGGAGGCGGTAATATGA
- a CDS encoding acetylornithine transaminase, with product MKYVYPTYQRFPFEIKTGQGSHLTDNHGKTYLDFTAGIGVCNFGVHQPAIQAAVAEQLTQIWHTSNLYESSLQDTVAKLLVHGEDRLVFFANSGTEANEAALKLARKYTGKTKILAFNQSFHGRTYGSMSMTGNPSIRAGYAPLVPDVAFANYNDDAALAQITPDLAAVILEVVQGEGGVFAGKPAWLQAVQAKCQAQGVLFMIDEVQTGIGRTGYRFAYEGAGLDPDIYTVAKGLANGLPVGAMVGRAKFATAFGPGSHGSTFAGNPLAMAAAQAVLTQLTPAFLTHVRAKSQQVWAAVTQQIAGLPMVKQVTGKGLMIGIHLTTEVPVIKVMTALQQAGLLTLSAGDNTLRLLPPLVMPVEELLQGIQTIATVLPQVETEVEV from the coding sequence ATGAAATATGTCTATCCAACGTATCAACGATTTCCCTTTGAAATCAAAACTGGTCAAGGCAGTCATTTGACCGATAACCATGGCAAAACGTACTTAGATTTTACGGCCGGGATTGGCGTCTGTAATTTTGGCGTCCATCAGCCAGCGATTCAAGCTGCGGTGGCCGAACAATTAACGCAGATTTGGCATACTTCTAATTTATATGAAAGTTCATTACAGGATACGGTCGCCAAATTGCTCGTGCATGGGGAGGACCGGTTAGTGTTCTTCGCCAATTCGGGCACTGAAGCCAATGAAGCTGCCTTAAAATTAGCCCGTAAATATACGGGTAAAACGAAAATTTTGGCGTTCAATCAGTCTTTTCATGGGCGGACGTACGGGTCAATGTCGATGACGGGTAATCCTAGTATTCGCGCGGGCTACGCACCGTTAGTGCCCGACGTGGCCTTCGCTAACTATAATGATGACGCCGCGCTAGCCCAAATCACGCCAGATCTAGCGGCGGTTATTTTAGAAGTGGTGCAAGGCGAAGGTGGCGTGTTTGCCGGCAAACCGGCTTGGTTACAAGCAGTACAAGCTAAATGTCAGGCACAAGGCGTTTTATTTATGATCGATGAAGTTCAAACCGGTATTGGGCGGACTGGTTACCGTTTTGCTTATGAAGGTGCTGGCCTCGATCCAGATATTTACACGGTCGCTAAAGGTCTGGCGAATGGATTGCCAGTTGGGGCGATGGTTGGTCGGGCAAAGTTTGCCACTGCTTTTGGTCCTGGTAGTCATGGCTCAACTTTTGCCGGCAATCCACTGGCGATGGCGGCGGCTCAAGCGGTACTAACACAACTAACCCCGGCATTTTTAACTCATGTCCGGGCTAAATCGCAGCAAGTTTGGGCTGCTGTGACGCAACAAATTGCGGGGCTACCCATGGTTAAACAGGTTACTGGCAAGGGGCTCATGATTGGGATTCATTTAACGACTGAGGTGCCGGTAATCAAAGTCATGACTGCCTTGCAGCAGGCGGGACTGTTGACGTTATCCGCTGGCGACAATACGTTGCGCTTATTACCGCCATTAGTGATGCCAGTTGAAGAACTCTTACAAGGAATTCAAACAATTGCGACTGTCTTGCCCCAAGTTGAAACGGAGGTTGAAGTCTAA
- the argF gene encoding ornithine carbamoyltransferase, whose protein sequence is MTHFAGKSFLKECDYTPRELTYLIDFASHLKQLKAKHIPHPYMQGQNIALLFEKTSTRTRSAFTVAANDLGARPEFLGKNDIQFGRKESVIDTAKVLGSMFDGIEFRGFSQQTVEQLAAYSGVPVWNGLTDEWHPTQMIADFLTLKEHFGHLTGLTLAYVGDGRNNMANSLLVTSAMLGVNCHIGAPVDLQPSAAVIKLAQAYAAQSGSEILITDEPQAAVTGADALYTDVWVSMGENVDYGARIKQLLPFQINAKLLAATGKTTTIIMHCLPALHDHQTAVGAALGKKYDLAAIEITDEVFNGPQSVVFEEAANRMPAIKAIMAATAGHLFIPDRLFD, encoded by the coding sequence ATGACACATTTTGCCGGAAAATCATTTTTAAAAGAGTGCGACTATACGCCGCGTGAGCTGACTTACTTGATTGACTTTGCCAGCCATTTAAAACAATTGAAAGCCAAGCATATTCCCCATCCTTACATGCAAGGTCAAAATATCGCCTTACTATTCGAAAAAACTTCCACTCGGACGCGTTCGGCATTCACGGTCGCTGCCAATGATCTCGGGGCACGCCCTGAATTTTTAGGCAAAAACGACATTCAGTTTGGTCGAAAGGAATCGGTTATTGATACGGCTAAAGTGTTAGGGTCGATGTTTGATGGCATCGAATTTCGGGGCTTTTCGCAACAGACGGTCGAACAACTGGCGGCATATAGTGGGGTGCCGGTCTGGAATGGTTTGACGGATGAGTGGCATCCGACGCAGATGATTGCAGACTTTTTGACCTTAAAGGAACATTTTGGTCACTTGACGGGTTTGACACTGGCTTATGTCGGTGATGGGCGGAACAACATGGCTAATAGCTTGCTTGTGACGAGTGCCATGCTCGGTGTGAATTGCCATATCGGTGCCCCAGTTGATTTACAGCCAAGTGCGGCCGTAATTAAGTTAGCGCAAGCCTATGCGGCCCAATCTGGTAGTGAAATCTTGATTACAGATGAGCCACAGGCCGCGGTCACTGGTGCGGACGCGCTCTATACGGATGTCTGGGTCTCAATGGGAGAAAATGTGGACTATGGCGCGCGAATCAAGCAACTTTTGCCTTTCCAAATTAATGCCAAGTTATTAGCGGCGACTGGTAAAACAACGACCATCATTATGCACTGTTTGCCAGCCTTACATGACCATCAAACGGCCGTCGGGGCCGCCCTAGGTAAAAAGTATGATTTGGCGGCAATTGAGATCACGGATGAGGTTTTCAATGGCCCACAATCGGTCGTCTTTGAAGAAGCTGCTAACCGGATGCCAGCAATCAAGGCAATTATGGCGGCAACTGCGGGTCATTTATTTATTCCCGATCGGTTGTTTGACTAA